A DNA window from Corallococcus soli contains the following coding sequences:
- a CDS encoding methyl-accepting chemotaxis protein yields MNQPTTPTAGALLFKLLMLRTLVVTVAVAPAIYVDMQLLDVDSSAMGFVLGVVTPIVIGGLALVVPIGAVGALLRHALHEAPGNAPQRLRRLLRLPGILTFVEAQAGWFLGGIFFNGAIGLALDRPPRVILVGVAVAMSAGLFSAPLMYMLYERTLAAVTLEAFRRAPHERPAGEGMFLPRQSWFLPAIVVSALLITCITSIATLQLRLEKNLSGLADDLELSGDHRGAARVRARIGPLQDDLTTPVALLGGFAALGAIFTAAWAARRLAQGAKAIGASLDALVEGRASPPQWVSTDELGDLSARTWLLYEQLQELPRSLRSSAGHLAQAGTRLTEASDQQNRTLSRQAVAIHQARSTAQEIQQTSKLAASRAGNILEVAERAAAMGRLGEESLAGTEKGLADIRALTHGLHQQVSDLGMRAREVGRVSEVVKSLGDQSHMLAINAAIEASRAGEQGRGFAVVARQMRELADQSIKATGQVRGLLEGMETATVEAVATADQSAQGVEAALVPLRKSGERLRELISLAQESATAVRQIAEAVAQQHAGVDQLFSAVSEMDELMAATLRQLGTTQEAATAVEQATGQVSQLATRYVA; encoded by the coding sequence ATGAATCAGCCCACGACCCCGACCGCAGGCGCGCTGCTCTTCAAGCTGCTGATGCTGCGAACGCTCGTCGTGACCGTGGCGGTGGCGCCCGCCATCTACGTCGACATGCAGTTGCTGGACGTGGACTCGAGCGCGATGGGCTTCGTGCTGGGGGTCGTCACGCCCATCGTGATTGGCGGGCTGGCGCTGGTGGTGCCCATTGGCGCGGTGGGTGCGCTGCTGCGGCACGCGCTGCACGAAGCGCCGGGCAACGCGCCGCAGCGGCTGCGCCGGCTGTTGCGGCTGCCGGGCATCCTGACGTTCGTGGAGGCGCAGGCGGGCTGGTTCCTGGGCGGCATCTTCTTCAACGGCGCCATCGGGCTGGCGCTGGACCGTCCGCCGCGCGTCATCCTGGTGGGCGTGGCGGTGGCGATGAGCGCGGGCCTCTTCAGCGCGCCCCTGATGTACATGCTCTATGAGCGGACGCTGGCGGCGGTGACGCTGGAGGCGTTCCGCCGCGCGCCGCACGAGCGCCCCGCCGGTGAAGGGATGTTCCTGCCCCGGCAGAGCTGGTTCCTGCCGGCCATCGTGGTGTCCGCGCTGCTCATCACCTGCATCACCAGCATCGCCACGCTGCAGCTGCGGCTGGAGAAGAACCTGTCGGGGCTGGCGGACGACCTGGAGCTGTCGGGCGACCACCGGGGCGCGGCGCGGGTGCGCGCGCGCATCGGGCCGTTGCAGGACGACCTGACGACGCCGGTGGCGCTGCTGGGCGGGTTCGCGGCGCTGGGCGCCATCTTCACCGCGGCGTGGGCGGCGCGGCGGCTGGCGCAGGGGGCGAAGGCGATTGGCGCTTCGCTGGACGCGCTGGTGGAGGGCCGCGCGTCACCGCCGCAGTGGGTGTCCACGGACGAATTGGGCGACCTGTCCGCGCGGACGTGGCTGCTCTATGAGCAGTTGCAGGAGCTGCCCCGGTCGCTGCGCTCATCGGCGGGGCACCTGGCGCAGGCGGGCACGCGGCTCACGGAGGCCAGCGACCAGCAGAACCGCACGCTGTCGCGTCAGGCGGTGGCCATCCACCAGGCGCGCTCCACGGCGCAGGAGATCCAACAGACGTCGAAGCTGGCGGCCAGCCGCGCGGGGAACATCCTGGAGGTGGCGGAGCGCGCCGCCGCGATGGGCCGGCTGGGCGAGGAGTCGCTGGCGGGCACGGAGAAGGGGCTCGCGGACATCCGGGCCCTCACGCATGGCCTGCACCAGCAGGTGAGCGACCTGGGCATGCGGGCGCGCGAGGTGGGCCGGGTGTCGGAGGTGGTGAAGTCGCTGGGGGACCAGTCCCACATGCTGGCCATCAACGCCGCCATCGAGGCGAGCCGCGCGGGCGAGCAGGGCCGGGGCTTCGCGGTGGTGGCGCGGCAGATGCGGGAGCTGGCGGACCAGTCCATCAAGGCGACGGGCCAGGTGCGCGGGCTGCTGGAGGGCATGGAGACGGCCACGGTCGAAGCGGTGGCGACGGCGGACCAGAGCGCCCAGGGCGTGGAGGCCGCGCTCGTGCCGCTGCGCAAGAGCGGCGAGCGGCTGCGCGAGCTCATCTCCCTGGCGCAGGAGTCCGCGACCGCGGTGCGGCAGATCGCCGAGGCCGTGGCGCAGCAGCACGCGGGCGTGGATCAGCTCTTCAGCGCGGTCAGTGAGATGGACGAGCTGATGGCCGCCACGCTGCGCCAGCTGGGCACCACGCAGGAGGCGGCGACCGCGGTGGAGCAGGCCACGGGGCAGGTGTCGCAGCTGGCGACGCGGTACGTGGCCTGA
- a CDS encoding CsbD family protein, whose amino-acid sequence MGEWTDKAKGKVKETVGVATGDRSLEAEGKADTVKGKVKGVVEDIKHAIKDKTDEREEVRRGDADPYQR is encoded by the coding sequence ATGGGTGAGTGGACCGACAAGGCCAAGGGCAAGGTGAAGGAGACCGTGGGCGTGGCGACCGGCGACCGCTCGCTGGAGGCCGAAGGCAAGGCCGACACGGTGAAGGGCAAGGTGAAGGGCGTGGTCGAGGACATCAAGCACGCCATCAAGGACAAGACGGACGAGCGCGAGGAAGTGCGTCGTGGTGACGCGGATCCGTATCAGCGCTGA
- a CDS encoding chemotaxis protein CheW produces the protein MIPPPEARPQEVLLFTLERQRYGLPVEDVRELVRAARLTHLPQAPDVVEGLLNLRGELIPVLDLRRRFRHPARPLSPMDHFIIATNGQRPVALRVDRAEGLRFIAPGEWDASLQELPGVGYVSGAAKLSDGMVLVHDLRSFLSEAEALQLDTALGARPETA, from the coding sequence ATGATTCCCCCTCCGGAGGCCCGCCCACAGGAAGTCCTGCTGTTCACCCTGGAGCGGCAGCGCTATGGCCTGCCAGTGGAGGACGTGCGCGAGCTGGTGCGCGCCGCCCGCCTCACGCACCTGCCCCAGGCGCCGGACGTGGTGGAGGGACTGCTCAACCTGCGCGGTGAGCTCATCCCGGTGCTGGACCTGCGACGGAGGTTCCGCCACCCCGCGCGGCCCCTGTCGCCCATGGACCACTTCATCATCGCCACCAACGGCCAGCGCCCGGTGGCGCTGCGGGTGGACCGCGCGGAGGGCCTGCGCTTCATCGCCCCCGGGGAATGGGACGCGTCCCTCCAGGAGCTGCCCGGCGTGGGGTACGTGTCCGGCGCCGCGAAGCTGTCCGACGGGATGGTGCTGGTGCACGACCTGCGCTCGTTCCTGTCCGAAGCCGAAGCGCTGCAGTTGGACACCGCGCTCGGAGCCCGGCCGGAGACCGCTTGA
- a CDS encoding methyl-accepting chemotaxis protein gives MSIGNRIALGFGLSLLVLLVIAAVAFQGARQLTSTTEGLLKAHENFRVLREVRALLVDAETGQRGFIITGEDRYLVPYNAALGNLQEDLSNLRTAMAEYPEQRARLNRLEPIIRARLERLQEGIRLRREKGMEAAASAVQGGRGLELMDQVRDNIGEMLDMEQQRWQRDAEEARQAAQRSLWVLGLGTLLGLTIVGVGSFVITRGITTPLRKLTVGAEQLGRGELSHRIDVKGRDEMADLAGAFNAMAQRRELAEAQLARQAEQREHTLKTVAEFVNQLAGASSEILASTTEQVAGAQEQGSAVTETVSTIEEITKTSEEAAGRARAVSESARHSEEVGRSGRRAVEEAVSAMGAVRDQVESIASRILALAEQAQAIGDIITTVNDISEQTHMLALNASIEASRAGEHGRGFAVVASEVKALADQSKKATAQVRQILGQIQKATHGAVMTTEEGTKSVSSATRVVTEAGTTIQQLADLLTQASLTAAQIAASANQQATGIGQIRQAMHDVNQATQQGLISSRQTERAMQDINAMGQKLKGLLGEFGR, from the coding sequence ATGAGCATCGGGAATCGCATCGCGCTGGGCTTCGGCCTTTCCCTGCTGGTCCTGCTGGTGATCGCCGCCGTGGCCTTCCAGGGCGCGAGGCAGCTCACCTCCACGACGGAGGGGCTGCTGAAGGCCCATGAGAACTTCCGCGTCCTGCGCGAGGTGCGCGCGCTGCTGGTGGACGCGGAGACGGGGCAGCGCGGCTTCATCATCACCGGCGAGGACCGCTACCTGGTGCCCTACAACGCCGCGCTCGGCAACCTCCAGGAGGACCTGAGCAACCTGCGGACGGCCATGGCCGAGTATCCCGAGCAGCGCGCGCGGCTGAACCGGCTGGAGCCCATCATCAGGGCCCGGCTGGAGCGGCTGCAGGAGGGCATCCGCCTGCGTCGCGAGAAGGGCATGGAGGCCGCGGCGAGCGCCGTCCAGGGCGGCCGGGGCCTGGAGCTGATGGACCAGGTGCGCGACAACATCGGCGAGATGCTCGACATGGAGCAGCAGCGCTGGCAGCGCGACGCCGAAGAGGCCCGGCAGGCCGCGCAGCGCAGCCTGTGGGTGCTGGGCCTGGGCACCCTGCTGGGCCTGACCATCGTCGGCGTGGGCAGCTTCGTCATCACCCGGGGCATCACCACCCCGCTGCGCAAGCTCACCGTCGGCGCGGAACAACTGGGCCGGGGCGAGCTGTCGCACCGCATCGACGTGAAGGGCCGTGACGAGATGGCGGACCTGGCGGGCGCCTTCAACGCCATGGCCCAGCGCCGCGAGCTGGCCGAGGCGCAGCTCGCCAGGCAGGCCGAGCAGCGCGAGCACACGCTCAAGACGGTGGCGGAGTTCGTCAACCAGCTGGCCGGCGCGTCGTCCGAAATCCTCGCCAGCACCACCGAACAGGTGGCCGGTGCCCAGGAGCAGGGCAGCGCCGTCACGGAGACGGTGAGCACCATCGAGGAGATCACCAAGACGTCGGAGGAGGCCGCCGGCCGCGCCCGCGCGGTGAGCGAGTCCGCCCGTCACTCCGAGGAGGTGGGCCGCTCCGGCCGCCGCGCCGTGGAGGAGGCCGTGTCCGCGATGGGCGCCGTGCGCGACCAGGTGGAGTCCATCGCGTCGCGCATCCTCGCCCTGGCCGAACAGGCGCAGGCCATTGGCGACATCATCACCACCGTCAACGACATCTCCGAACAGACGCACATGCTGGCGCTCAACGCCTCCATCGAGGCGAGCCGCGCGGGCGAGCACGGCCGAGGCTTCGCCGTCGTGGCCTCCGAGGTGAAGGCCCTGGCGGACCAGTCCAAGAAGGCCACCGCGCAGGTGCGTCAAATCCTGGGTCAAATCCAGAAGGCCACGCACGGCGCGGTGATGACCACGGAGGAGGGCACCAAGAGCGTGTCGTCCGCCACGCGCGTCGTCACCGAGGCGGGCACCACCATCCAGCAGCTCGCGGACCTGCTCACGCAGGCTTCGCTCACCGCCGCGCAGATCGCCGCGTCCGCCAACCAGCAGGCCACCGGCATCGGGCAGATCCGTCAGGCGATGCACGACGTGAACCAGGCCACGCAGCAGGGCCTCATCTCGTCGCGCCAGACGGAGCGGGCGATGCAGGACATCAACGCCATGGGCCAGAAGTTGAAGGGGCTGCTCGGGGAGTTCGGGCGCTAA
- a CDS encoding universal stress protein, whose amino-acid sequence MLPQGLPRPLRGLRRVVVGVDFSLQAEFALARALRLPLAQGASLGVLHVSPPLDGHTGPDGTVAGERCLRRSVAFACRRLRQRPDVDVREEPHMGDAPRVAAEVTKAQGTELLVVGRPFAKYPALPLPDTSVLMRLAREVDTSVLVVATHPGRVYHRPLVAVSFSRESRRALELTMRLCPASTPIEVLHVVDTREEEEALRREDAPLDQWLRLRQERENAARVELWRFLAPYRETGRELGIRVRTGDPGEGILEEALERDADLLTLGMSSARSRSALMERVLGHSRCDVLVSRHVTPAAALPDGEGPPGPVAHD is encoded by the coding sequence TTGTTGCCCCAGGGACTGCCCCGTCCCCTGCGGGGATTGAGGCGGGTCGTGGTGGGGGTGGACTTCTCCCTGCAAGCCGAATTCGCGCTGGCCCGCGCGCTGCGCCTTCCGCTGGCGCAGGGCGCGAGCCTGGGCGTGCTGCACGTGAGCCCTCCGCTGGATGGTCACACCGGCCCGGACGGCACGGTGGCTGGGGAGCGCTGTCTGCGCCGGTCGGTGGCGTTCGCGTGTCGGCGGCTGCGACAGCGACCGGACGTGGACGTGCGCGAGGAACCCCACATGGGGGACGCGCCGCGCGTGGCGGCGGAGGTGACGAAGGCGCAGGGGACGGAGCTGCTGGTGGTGGGCCGGCCCTTCGCGAAGTACCCCGCGCTGCCGCTGCCGGACACGTCCGTGTTGATGCGGCTGGCGCGCGAGGTGGACACCTCCGTGCTGGTGGTGGCCACGCACCCGGGCCGCGTCTACCACCGGCCCCTGGTGGCGGTGAGCTTCTCGCGTGAGTCGCGGCGGGCGCTGGAGCTGACGATGCGCCTGTGCCCGGCCTCGACGCCCATCGAGGTGCTGCACGTCGTGGACACGCGCGAGGAGGAGGAGGCCCTGCGCCGCGAGGACGCGCCGTTGGACCAGTGGCTGCGGCTGCGCCAGGAGCGTGAGAACGCGGCGCGGGTGGAGCTGTGGCGCTTCCTGGCGCCGTACCGGGAGACGGGCCGCGAGCTGGGCATCCGCGTGCGCACCGGCGACCCGGGGGAGGGCATCCTGGAGGAGGCCCTGGAGCGCGACGCGGACCTGCTGACGCTGGGCATGTCCTCGGCGCGGTCCCGCTCGGCGCTGATGGAGCGGGTGCTGGGACACTCCCGCTGCGACGTGCTCGTCTCGCGGCACGTCACCCCGGCCGCCGCCCTGCCGGACGGTGAGGGCCCGCCCGGCCCGGTGGCCCACGACTGA
- a CDS encoding phytoene desaturase family protein has translation MVRHVIVVGAGPGGLSVAINLAGQGFRVTVVEKDAVPGGRMKGLRLGEDGEYAVDTGPSILQLPGVLEQIFRRSGKRLEDYVTLTPVDPNTRVHFWDGTHLDTRRDVERMGAELEKFGAGKAQALKGWMEDGREKYALAYEKFICTNAGSLGYYAPWRLAPTLRFKPWQTLYKQLDSFFHDDRMTYALAYPSKYLGLHPTTCSSVFSVIPFIELAFGVWHVQGGFRELARGMMKCAQDLGVTFRMGTPVERVRVETGRAVGVKLEGGEVLDADAVVVNADLAYAAQKLLAPEAREGGRLTDAALERAKYSCSTFMAYYGLDTTYADLPHHLIYLSESARRTDRDALEDRSVDVDDPPFYVCNPGVSDTTGTGAPRGHSTLYVLVPTPNTARPVDWAKTEATLRERIPKMLEKVGIKNVREHVKAERYFTAETWRDDFNVFRGAVFNLSHTWLQLGPLRPRVKNAQVEGLYFVGGGTHPGSGLLTIMESANIAADYLTREAGKGALPGWPYVPPLEEDVKAEAPAPQALAG, from the coding sequence ATGGTTCGGCACGTCATCGTCGTGGGAGCAGGGCCCGGAGGGCTGTCGGTCGCCATCAACCTGGCGGGGCAGGGCTTCCGGGTCACCGTGGTGGAGAAGGACGCGGTGCCGGGCGGCCGGATGAAGGGGCTGCGGCTGGGCGAGGACGGCGAATACGCGGTGGACACCGGCCCCTCCATCCTCCAGTTGCCCGGCGTGCTGGAGCAGATCTTCCGGCGCTCGGGCAAGCGGCTGGAGGACTACGTCACGCTCACGCCGGTGGATCCGAACACGCGCGTGCACTTCTGGGACGGCACGCACCTGGACACGCGGCGCGACGTGGAGCGGATGGGCGCGGAGCTGGAGAAGTTCGGCGCGGGCAAGGCCCAGGCGCTGAAGGGGTGGATGGAGGACGGGCGGGAGAAGTACGCGCTCGCGTACGAGAAGTTCATCTGCACGAACGCGGGGAGCCTGGGCTACTACGCCCCGTGGCGGCTGGCGCCCACGCTGCGCTTCAAGCCGTGGCAGACGCTCTACAAGCAGCTGGACTCGTTCTTCCACGACGACCGGATGACATACGCGCTGGCGTACCCGTCGAAGTACCTGGGGCTGCACCCGACGACGTGCTCGTCCGTGTTCAGCGTGATTCCGTTCATCGAGCTGGCCTTCGGCGTGTGGCACGTCCAGGGCGGCTTCCGGGAGCTGGCGCGCGGGATGATGAAGTGCGCGCAGGACCTGGGCGTCACCTTCCGCATGGGCACGCCGGTGGAGCGCGTGCGCGTGGAGACGGGGCGCGCGGTGGGCGTGAAGCTGGAGGGCGGCGAGGTGCTGGACGCGGACGCGGTGGTGGTGAACGCGGACCTGGCGTACGCGGCGCAGAAGCTGCTGGCGCCCGAAGCGCGTGAAGGCGGGCGGCTGACGGACGCGGCGCTGGAGCGGGCGAAGTATTCGTGCAGCACGTTCATGGCGTACTACGGGCTGGACACGACGTACGCGGACCTGCCGCACCACCTCATCTACCTGTCGGAGAGCGCGCGGCGCACGGACCGGGACGCGCTGGAGGACCGGTCGGTGGACGTGGACGACCCGCCCTTCTACGTGTGCAACCCGGGCGTGTCGGACACGACGGGGACGGGGGCGCCCAGGGGGCACTCGACGCTGTACGTGCTCGTGCCCACGCCCAACACGGCGCGGCCGGTGGACTGGGCGAAGACGGAGGCGACGCTGCGCGAGCGCATCCCGAAGATGCTGGAGAAGGTGGGCATCAAGAACGTGCGCGAGCACGTGAAGGCGGAGCGCTACTTCACGGCGGAGACGTGGCGGGACGACTTCAACGTCTTCCGGGGCGCGGTGTTCAACCTGTCCCATACGTGGTTGCAGCTGGGCCCGCTCAGGCCCCGCGTGAAGAACGCGCAGGTGGAGGGCCTGTACTTCGTGGGCGGCGGCACGCACCCGGGCAGCGGGCTGCTCACCATCATGGAGAGCGCGAACATCGCGGCGGACTACCTCACGCGCGAGGCGGGCAAGGGCGCGCTGCCGGGCTGGCCGTACGTGCCGCCGCTGGAAGAGGACGTGAAGGCGGAGGCGCCGGCGCCCCAGGCCCTCGCGGGCTGA
- a CDS encoding CheR family methyltransferase produces MIGGVLSPGFKEVLALVEERAGLAAPSCLAAAEEGIQRAMARANLGDVATYRQHLALNNALLDDLLTELTIGETYFFRTHEHFDHLRRVVLPELRERRGPEHLLRAWSAACSSGEEPYSIAALLMAEGWEEHMTVHATDVSRTALARAAEGRYTDWSLRGPSADRMRAHLKQEGRHYLLNPDVKRHVRLAYLNLALETWPSPDSGLWQLDIIFCRNVLIYFNHATIEGVARRLFAALDDGGYLFSGPSDPPLGDYAPFEAVLTDWGVLYRKPLDAQHIVPLQPLAPLRADGTPFVPGRPAPLGSDTSRFTPGPPPGSFDGARSTSGAFADARFTPGSEEAPGSFDGARFASGPGEASGAFARPGATVTPPPAAPARFTLSVEALEGVRQALARGDWREASKRAGAQAADPEHALEAVRGLANLEPRAAVFACGEALVRHPLVAGLRYLEALLLLGQSRLPDAEKSARQALYLEPGLAVGHLLLGHVLRRQDQAAAAARAYREAEGLCRKLPPEALVPLAEGERAGALADVARAEWRRLELEGGKAS; encoded by the coding sequence TTGATTGGCGGTGTCCTGTCGCCGGGCTTCAAGGAAGTGCTCGCCCTCGTGGAGGAGCGGGCGGGGCTCGCCGCGCCCAGTTGTCTGGCCGCCGCCGAGGAGGGCATCCAGCGCGCCATGGCCCGCGCGAACCTGGGCGACGTGGCCACCTACCGTCAGCACCTGGCGCTGAACAACGCGCTGCTGGACGACCTGCTCACCGAGCTCACCATCGGTGAGACGTACTTCTTCCGCACGCACGAACACTTCGACCACCTGCGCCGCGTCGTGCTGCCGGAGCTGCGCGAGCGCCGCGGCCCGGAGCACCTGCTGCGCGCCTGGAGCGCGGCCTGCTCCTCCGGCGAGGAGCCCTACTCCATCGCCGCGCTGCTGATGGCCGAGGGCTGGGAAGAGCACATGACCGTGCACGCCACGGACGTGTCGCGCACGGCGCTCGCCCGCGCCGCGGAGGGCCGCTACACCGACTGGTCCCTGCGCGGCCCTTCCGCGGATCGCATGCGCGCCCACCTCAAGCAGGAGGGCCGTCACTACCTGCTGAACCCGGACGTGAAGCGCCACGTGAGGCTGGCCTACCTCAACCTCGCCCTGGAGACGTGGCCGTCACCGGACAGCGGCCTGTGGCAGCTGGACATCATCTTCTGCCGCAACGTCCTCATCTACTTCAACCACGCCACCATTGAAGGCGTGGCTCGCCGGCTCTTCGCCGCCCTGGACGACGGGGGCTATCTGTTCTCCGGCCCCTCCGACCCGCCGCTGGGCGACTACGCCCCCTTCGAGGCCGTGCTCACCGACTGGGGCGTGCTGTACCGCAAGCCCCTGGACGCCCAGCACATCGTGCCGCTCCAGCCCCTCGCGCCCCTGCGCGCGGACGGCACACCCTTCGTCCCGGGACGTCCGGCGCCCCTGGGCTCCGACACCTCCCGCTTCACTCCAGGGCCGCCCCCAGGGTCCTTCGACGGTGCCCGCTCCACGTCAGGCGCCTTCGCCGATGCCCGCTTCACGCCGGGCTCGGAAGAAGCCCCGGGGTCCTTCGATGGGGCCCGCTTCGCTTCAGGCCCCGGGGAAGCTTCAGGCGCTTTCGCTCGCCCTGGTGCGACCGTCACTCCCCCACCGGCCGCACCCGCGCGCTTCACGCTGAGCGTGGAGGCGCTGGAGGGCGTGCGGCAGGCGCTGGCCCGAGGGGACTGGCGCGAGGCCTCGAAGCGGGCAGGCGCCCAGGCGGCCGACCCCGAGCACGCCCTGGAGGCGGTGCGTGGGCTGGCCAACCTGGAGCCTCGCGCGGCGGTGTTCGCATGCGGGGAGGCCCTGGTTCGTCACCCGTTGGTCGCCGGTCTGCGGTATCTGGAGGCGCTGCTGCTGCTGGGCCAGTCGCGGCTGCCCGACGCGGAGAAGTCCGCCCGCCAGGCGCTCTACCTGGAGCCGGGGCTCGCCGTGGGACACCTGCTGCTGGGCCATGTGCTGCGCCGGCAGGACCAGGCCGCCGCGGCGGCACGGGCGTACCGCGAGGCGGAAGGGCTGTGTCGGAAGTTGCCGCCGGAGGCGCTGGTGCCGCTGGCGGAGGGTGAGCGGGCCGGTGCACTGGCGGACGTGGCCCGCGCGGAGTGGCGGCGTCTGGAGCTTGAAGGTGGAAAGGCGAGCTGA
- a CDS encoding chemotaxis protein CheW — translation MPKREGVIDFEKARARLEELVRASEARESLSGEAAGEQLDARARALARPPEIPVLPGSQREVVRFRAAGQSYALESRFILEVMRAPELTPLPGAPPLLRGLTLLRGEVLPVVELAPLFGRPASHANGPVLVVGTTRPELGLRTDEVTEVAVLTGTELLAAPPSLEEEAGALVSGVSPDGTLVLEGEALLGDGRLVFELSEEGAV, via the coding sequence ATGCCGAAGCGTGAGGGAGTCATCGACTTCGAAAAGGCCCGGGCCCGACTGGAGGAGCTGGTGCGCGCCTCCGAGGCGCGGGAGTCCCTCTCCGGTGAGGCGGCGGGCGAACAACTGGACGCGCGCGCTCGCGCCCTGGCCCGCCCGCCCGAAATCCCGGTGCTGCCCGGCAGCCAGCGCGAGGTGGTGCGCTTCCGCGCCGCGGGCCAGTCCTATGCGCTGGAGTCGCGCTTCATCCTGGAGGTGATGCGCGCGCCGGAGCTCACCCCGCTGCCAGGCGCGCCGCCCCTGCTGCGCGGCCTGACGCTGCTGCGCGGCGAGGTGCTGCCCGTGGTGGAGCTGGCGCCCCTGTTCGGCCGGCCCGCGTCCCACGCGAACGGCCCGGTGCTGGTGGTGGGCACCACGCGGCCGGAGCTGGGGCTGCGCACGGATGAAGTGACGGAGGTGGCGGTGCTGACGGGCACGGAGCTGTTGGCCGCGCCCCCCTCCCTGGAAGAAGAAGCGGGCGCGCTGGTGTCCGGCGTCAGCCCCGACGGCACGCTCGTCCTGGAGGGAGAGGCCCTCCTGGGTGACGGTCGTCTCGTGTTCGAGCTGTCCGAAGAAGGAGCCGTATGA